A stretch of DNA from Ptychodera flava strain L36383 unplaced genomic scaffold, AS_Pfla_20210202 Scaffold_31__1_contigs__length_3010019_pilon, whole genome shotgun sequence:
ctgagactggagctttgccgtcccagctgagataagtagtctgtacacttttaaagcttgtactctatccctgacttagcaattagttttattttcgtaataaattttgtttaaacgttaactgctgagttcacccttttgttcgttttctctgcacgtaacactggCAATTGAGAGAATGTTTGGATGTGTATTCATATTGTGGCTGGGAGGGCGCTAGTGCCCTCCTAGCGCCCTAGCGCACTAGCGCCCTCCCAGCCACAGCCAGGCAGTGCAGCCTCCCCAGCCAGCCAGTGCagatacaataaaatatttgaactagcagattggtacgtgtgtaatacCATAtaaacgaatatatatatatatatatatatatatatatatatatatatataatcccatggaatttttctgtttgacgtcatcgtatatattatatatatatatatatatatatatatatatatatatatatatctttatatatttatatatatttatatataattatagGCGAAGTTGAAGCACAAATACTTAGGAAAACTATTGTAAAAGCTGCCTACAAAATTGCACATCTTTCAAAGAGTATCTCACCATCCATTGATCGTCGGCTATGAGTGATATGTCATTACTGATTATCGAAATATTCGAGCTCGACAAAGCGTGACATTACATACATTACGCGAGATGAAGGCAtggcttttaaatgattttgtTAAAACATTTGTCGAAAGGGAGTGTTTGTGTGAAAAGAAGCCGTTATAAACACTGTATGCATGTGTCCTGTAAAGGTCTGAATTTTATGATACCGATGGTGAGTTACTGTTTGGCATACTATATCACATACTTGAACTTTATCGTGTCATATATTGTTCTTATCCCAATAATTACATTCTTTCTATCTTAATTGCTGCAAAGACCATGGAAATGTTTGCCGAAACAGATTGAGAATGTTATGACTCTACTTAGCAAATTTCTGAGTCATACATTTTGTTGCACTTTCTGGATATTGACATTCGGGTGTATGCGTAAGTTTTACGACGATTGTATGAGTAAATATTGTGCAGGGCTAGTATTACGGCGCGAATTAAAACGCGTATTTACTTTTCACACTAGCTTTAAATCTGTTTTCTTCTGGACAAGTGACCGACGCAATCGAATGCATTCCCTTGGAACAGCTTGAAATGGCGTTGAAAGTCGATCAGTTTGCAGAAATCTAGACATAATTCGTCATGGGTAGCTTAAACGTAACAAATGGAACCCTGGACCAATTTTCTATCATCTTGGTCTTGCCGCCATGTGAAATTTTCGAGATCACTGTCGGTAGCGTCGGCGTGGTGGGTAACTCGTTCGTCATCATGGTGATGCTGGGTGTGAAATGGCTTCGCCGacagaacaacaacaaatttgtgGTGAGTCTAGCCTTTGCTGACCTCATTGCCAGTGTCTTCATTATCCTCCGCAGCTTGCAGGAAATTCTCCATTTTGACTCCAATCTGACCTGGGAGGTGTACTGCCGAGTGGTCCACGATACAGTACTCTGGGTGAACTTCACCGCATCGGTCTTTAACCTGGTTGCTCTGACCTTGGAGAGATACTTTGCTATTGTCCATCCCTTGAAGTACTTTAAACTGGCAACCCCAAGGAGGACAGCTGTTGTCATAGCGACGACATGGTTATTGTCTATTATTCCACAGTTGTTCACTATCACCATAGATACCTACGACGAGGAGAGTGAAAGCTGTGTGTATCAATGGCCACCATCTCCATGGATACGCGTCTTTGTTGGTGTGCTTATCGTCTTATCTACTTATATAATACCTCTCATAATAATGACATGGTCCTACAGGAAAATTCTCCGCTCCCTGGCGCTCAGCGAGAAGCGTACACGAACGTCGCACTTCTCGCGAGAGTTCAGGACTGTCGTAGCCAAAAGGAAAATGGCGAAAATGTTCATAGCGATTTGTCTAGCGTTCGCTATCTGCTGGGGGCCAAACCAGTGTTTATTTCTGGCTGCCAACTGCGGCTACAGCCTGGACTATGACGGCAGCGCGTACAAGTTCTCCCGGGGACTGGTCGCCGTAAACTCGTGCATAAATCCCTTCATTTATTCTTGCGCCAACAAGAAATTTCGCGCTGGCGTGAAAGTTTTACTTCGCTGTGTCAACAAGGTTGGCAACTCTTGGTCGTCAGAACCTAACGACGTGGAATGTGTAGTGCAGAGGAGAGCAACATGGCCGAAAACATCGTACAGATTTTGAACAATAGCTTTCCAAGTTACCACCTGGATATTTTAGGAAGACTGTGACAGATGCTCTTGTCTTAAGATAATATTCACAACTTCATGCCAAGGAACTGTTTCTTGCCTTCCACCAGAGCCTCTTTGAAAACTATCCTTATCACGATTCCCACAGACGTGCAAAGTTTCTTATTCAAAGAAGTTAGTAAATTATTTCTTTTCCTACATACGTCGTGGAAAGTGAACCAAACTATGGATTTTCCGGGGTTTTCGAAAATTTCCCTCACAAAGACCACATATATACGTTCTGGTGCTATCGTAGACATATACAAAGGTAAttgtgaataaaaataaaagggtgtatatttgggggtaaaaaacctcaattttagtATTAATGATAATAGTTATTTTaaccgactgatccattagctcagttgatagagcatccgtaatgtgtacgggggtgtgggttcgagtcccgcatgggtcacttttcattcaccactgtatttcataaaaaattcgtatggtgagtcatttcaaagttaatttaagttaaaatatttgacgccattttctaaaatgtaataatttttacttgaaagaagagtattcGTAGAAAAaaggactattttattttgcattattttattatcctcattctaaaatggcaagggttgaaaaacTGACATTAAAAGagagtgattaaaatcatgataaccaaaattaaaatgcctcttattcaaaagtTAAGATTTTTATCGCCAAACGAAATAGGCGTTTtgtaatatagcatttaaagaacataatgtgaaaatttcaaaaaaattgacccagccagagtggagttaaatctttggaaattttgaaattggaagGAAAAAGAAGcaaggaaatcgggtgatttgcatacatttgcataaattaacacttctttatcacgcaacttacgactgcttgacaagctaaaaggtgaacccaaccaatattttaatcttgggttaacaaattaattaatttgaatgaatatttgcaaaaaaagtaatgcttgagcaaaatacgctgtgtaggGTGCAGCGCACCCTTAAAATTCCTTTTGACTCCTTTTGATTGtagacattttcaaacatttataacATTAGTTGTAATAATGATAGGTTGATTTGGACGAACTTTTATCGCTGCTACTTAGATGTCatatttattcattgttgactgaAACGTTTATTATCATCATTTCGGTCCTTCCAATCTCTCAGCTTGAGAAATGCTTAATTCACCGAATTTACTGTACGAAGTCTTTGTCGCAGAGTAAAATTGCATAAtagttaaagggacattatttgtatcttttaaccttatattgttgcaaacgagaagttgataatgttgttcgacttattGATAGATGTCTAAAgaacggtcgaccatagacaacttccatcccgtttgcgtacgctgtatagaaaaaccttgggtcagAGGTTAATGGTGGTCTACCGTTGACCAGCGATCAGACCACATTGCTAACTGCTATCTaggccgctgtaagcatccgcgtgtaaaatAAACCATACGAAGTGAAAGTCGAGAGCGGCGCAGTGTagcagtttcgggattccctattaccgatgccgtttgctcagttacattttgacggtcagtttttcatggagatcttgacggccaatcctcAGTGAATCCTGCTCTTTAAAtagatacaccattctttgctgctacagggcacatttttgtaatgggcatttcaaatgcctacaagctgcaagaaGCCGACGACTCGGACAAGGCCTATAATTGCGGATTTTTTCGTCTCGTTTGTACCtccatatgtagacttgcccaaagcctgtgggcatagaaatgtcaaaacagagtacaatgaagggataaacttcagtagacagtcacgCTATTGTCGcggtgatcgcgaaattgaagcatATACAACATACGGGCCTCTACTGTCCCggtctactgtctatgattgaacTTGAAGCTGCTTTGGGGACTGACACGTACCATCATGTACATTGTTAGGTGAAAGGTAGCTCTGCCTGGCAGGGTTGTGCCAAatcgctggcagcacctcggttgcggcgtgcagtttctccaccaaaaacaacccatttttaatcccaaactcgcactttcgttttcgagcacacccgcCGCAcctgggtacacgattagccctgcgtacaggtctttgTGTTCCCGTCGTTATACGGCAAGAAGGCCGTatgacgccgggaacacacagacctgtgtatgcagggctaggtacacaatgtgctcagctgcgcttgtaaacttacgcgaAACCCACTTTGGGAGTGGGTAGGAGGCACGGCGGAGGCCGTAAGCGATGTATAGGGTCTCGgcaactgtcattgcgatgtactcacttttggttcaaaatgcgattcaactgatacaaataattacacgatgcatagagaataacaacattcgaACGTATCTTGTGTatcgagaggtgactccaatcgcgagcagtatcaatCGACAGTACAGTACCCGCTCGGCGCGGTGTCACGATGTCACAGAGATGCTACACCGTGACGTGCActgttcagtccgagtgcgatgtttccaagttcaacaagtgatcatgtcgtgCTTGTAAAATgaaccaacgtaatggcaagaaaatgccctaaaaatcttaaaagttgacgaagatttgcgaacgatcaaatgcacagaaaatgcactactctgtacctgtttcactatcaccacagcaatctgacatcgttttagttttaccattgacccaattgcgtttatggttttatttgtttcacagtccgtgtcatcgatactaaaatcaaacttacaagcaaatgccctgtttatttcactatttgacagtagtttgtgagacgtgcatttgtttatgcgccgTGAGCTCATCGATATGCACTGTGCTGAAGTAAgtgtgtacatggatgtaaaaaatagacattcATGGTGTGTAGGTGATGGCCGCTCAGCGTTCTAGCTGTACTTTGATagttgacgtatgcgtagtaatattggttatGTGCTagggttcaatcatggcggttggttcaaatcgcccGGACGCCCTTACCAAAATTGAAGCTTGCTGTAAAGAGAaagaaggtggttttacatattcttgaagccgtccatagtcacaatttaggtctcctattgatttgaccggggatttcagtcatcgaaaaaatgacaaaaataatgaaaagatacaaataatgtccctttaacgcATGTCAATATAACTAGTACAACTACTTTGTGGTGGGTTTTTCCTTGTGTTTCCACTTCACACGATCAGAACCGTTTTGGGATAATTCCATGATAAGAGATTTCGGAGGAAAACCTgaacttgctttgtacattatgGGTTATATGCAATTCTGTCTTTTGCGTCTggcgaaaatgaaaattaattaaccTGCTCAACATTATCTCCATCACATATATTTGCTCCTCATGtaattaacaaaaatatttctattgtaATTTCTGCAGATCTTACAGTTTTATTGAACAAGTAATATAAAATAGGAATAATACTCGCTATGTTACTACTTTCATCATTACTGAAAAAGCTTGTGTAATATTTACTATTTTGTTGTAGGGCGGGTTgtcattgtattttttgttcaatAAATTTCCAAACTTATTGCCAATCTACCCTACATTTACGGCTTCAGTTCACTGGATGATACCTTCAGCAAATATAAACTATAATCATCACTATATGCTTTTCCGTAATCTCCCCCTTTGCTTCAGACACAATAATGTGAATGCAATTGTCTGATATCAATTAGTAATGAGTAAAGATTTGTGCGAGATTTCAAATGTTCCTCCCTAGGCGAAATCGAAAGGAAACCTACTTTTTTCGTCGGGAACTCTCCACTCACTGGACTTCAGAGCGTATAGTTGTCACGTCGGGTTGTTTGTAAACTAGTTTACGTCAAGACCATTGCGTTCTATAGGCACAGAACTCCACATAGCTTGTGTTTATTCAATGTGATTACAGTCACAGATCAGGGTTCTTTCCCGGCAATGCAGTAAATCTCTGAGCTGTAGGGAACGTGTCACTGCGTGTATAATCTTTAAATAAAAGTAACCTTGGGTCAGTTTCGTGAATCGACGAATCATCTAGTACAAATACGTAGCTAAGCTTTGAGACTATCAAAGATCTGAAGATTAAGTTACGATTTAAATTACCAGGTTCAAGTAGTACATTGAATCAGTCTTTTAACAATGACTCGAGATGTTACCCCGCCCCACGGGATATCATCATTTCTACAGTCAAGGATGAGTATTGTGCGGGGAGGTCTTCTTGTTGACCGTGTATCTTGACAATGATATGACCTAGAGAAGGTATATTTTAAGTCCCAAGTACTATATTTAGATCTACCCTTCATTACGCAAGGATGTTCGTATTATTCTGAGCGTAATCCCTTAGCATTTCACATCACATTTCAGCCGataaaatccattaaaaatGTACTGCTTTTAGGCgatgttaaaaataaaatcaccgTCTACAAATTAGACAAAACACGTTACGTTTCTACCATTcattgtgattggttagattgtCCAAGGTCCCTGACGACAAATATGTTTGACATTTGAAATGAGTGTTGTACCTTTTGCTGTCCTGAAATGGGACTGTCAAGACCAGAAAAAAGTAAACGAAGTTCGCATCTTTTACCAAAAACCTGAGAAACTGTGGGCAATTTAAAGATGTGAGCGCGATTATTTACTTCTCAGACAAGTTTTTGTTTAGATTGACGGCGTTCATGATGTCTGTTATCAGGATCAGATGTGCGGATTAATAATTTATATATTTCGAAGTCCACTTTTTTATGTTCCTTTAACATTTATCATTAAATTTGTTTCAACGACTGTCAAAGACAAACAACGCACTAACATCATGTTTATTGTTAATGTCAACAAAGTTTGAAAACCAGGGATACAGGATTGACATTTAAAATCTGGACGCCgttaaaaacagtaaaatagtGCATGTCCTCCAGATATGTCTCATTTTTGACAGCCCTGAACGATTTAGATACACACTGAGCCATGATTTGGTGAAACTCAATGCAGAAAGTAAAGCAAGACGCCATGTACTTGAGGAAGACGTTACAAAGGGTCATTAGCGTGGTCAATGCCAGAGGACTATCTACTGACGTCATACATGACATTTTCAGCGAAGCGACGCCAGCCTTGAAGTTTCAAGTCGTTGAGTTTGGTCTGACGCTCCATTATTGTAAGGAAGAATTTGGTTTTCTGATTCAAATCATTAAGTCCATGGAAGTTCGCCTTTCTATTTCTGTTTCTCTTGAAATAGATGAGAACAGCTCACTTGTCCATCGGAATACCTTCATTTaagaaataattcatatttGACCGTATAAGGAAACTGAACTACTTTTGATGGTTTTGTCAGCAAGGGGCACGTCGAGAATAAAATCGCACTACTTTCCAATCAGCATTTACACAATCATTCATGGCAATAAATAACAGAGAGGAAACGactaaacaaaataaaacgaaaTACGAAGAATTAGATCTCCCTCCCttcagaaattaattttttggaTCATATGGCAATGTGAAGAAATTGCACTCCTACCCAGTACACTTGTCAACAAGATTTGATGAAGGCTTTTCGAaataaagtaatattttaaTGTTCAGTGTGGACACATCTTTTAATGTCAAGATATCTTTTGTCGTGAACGAGTCTATGCAAGAGATTGCAGTCGAAAAATCTTCAATTATCTGCCATTCGTGCATTCAACATAAAATAGGTCATAAATGCACAGGTATCGCGCTTTGATTTTCCAGATCCAGGCCGAACTTCAGGACAATTGCTCATTGTATTAAGTTACTGCAAACAAAATACCAGACTTCCAATTGAGCATTTAAGTGCTCCCCGGCAAAGACATGAGATCGGAAATTCCTTGACTTTATCACCATCCGTCACGATCAGTACTGAGCGTCACTAAGcgttcagtttatttttacacGACACAGGGTACAAGTTATGTgccataaattcataagatTAACAATAGTGTAATTTCATCTCTATCGTTTATTTTTACCTGTACAAGTGTGTGTGATggttttgtgtacatgtaaacacGCTCGTTTCAAGCAGGACAATGGATGTCACAGTGCCGTGCTTAGAGTAAGTAGTGGGATGTATGCCAGGGTCAGCAATTTGCGGTCAAGACCTCGTTATGATCCAAACTTTTATATTAGCATATTCacaacattttgctaatccCTAGACCAGTGACTGAGTCATGCGGCAGCGCCCCCTGGCAGCGATACAAGTCACAAATAACGTTCCGTGTCAATGCTGTTACGTTAACTGGCAACGGCACTTTTGTAAGTCAAAAAGCCTAGACTagtgacaaaatgaaatttataaaatgaacataaaTTCAGCCgctacaatttcttgttctttcgGCATCCTTTTGCGAAATATGACCGCATCACAGCTATTTCAAGATTTGAGGAAGAGTGTGTGTCTTCGAATCTATTGTATCACTGGCAGGTACGTCTGTAAAATACCGGAGACAGAAATTGTTTCAGCAATGGAAAACATACTTCTCTTGCAAAATTCCCATGAAATCTTATCTTCCATGACATTATATGAATGTGTTGCAAAGCATCGCCCCATTTGGACATGACGTCACACCGTATGTGATAAAGCAGTGATGTACCAGTGTGTATAAACGGGCCCCTCAACTAGCTTAGAAGTCTAAAGTAGTAACAAAGGATGTTTACATTATACAGGAAATTAGGGGTTGCAAATATATATGATTAAAACGCGGAGATTATTTAAAAGAAGAGTGGTCTTTTGAATTTCTGATTTTAGAACTATATGCTACTGGACCGTTTGGCAAGTGTACCATTGTGAACAAAGTCCGTTGTTGATGAGTCGTAGGAGGATTAAGGCATTGGCCATGGCTTTTTCAAGATCCGTACCAAAGGCAATAAAACCTTAAAATTTTGCCCAATGGACTATCATTTCACTTGTCATTTTACAGTCCGTGTAACTATAGACATACTGCTCGCACCGGAATGTCTCGACCGTCGATCTTGTGAACCTCTAGCATCACAACAGATTCGATTCCCATTTAGAGACGATGATTCACGTATGTGAACTTGGATTTGCCGACAGGAGCACCCGAAGATTTCGATATACAGTTGTACGCATGCCTGTGTTCCTATGGTAACTGTAATAAGAAACCTAATCGAAGCACGAATATTCACATCGGTGTTTCGGATACATCTGAGTAGTCTACAAGATTGCCTGGATATCTGCTCCTGATCATTTTTTTTCGCTGGACCGTTTGGTAAGTGTATCATTGTGAATAAAGTAGGTAGTACTATTCACACATTCACTGCAATTTCCAAAGAGTAACTTAGAACTATTTCGTGTTCTTTCAAGCACAGTTTCTCCATCTTCAACACATCGATTCTCTCATTGATCGGAGTTTCTGCCCTGACAGTCTTCGTCTTAATTTGCTCAAGGCGTATTTTTATTGTTCCTTTCGGTAGATACGCTTGATCACACGAGGGACTGTGACTTGATCAAGCTAGcttcattgataacaatatgtcatttcatgCATGATCTGTCCAGTAGAGATGCCTCATTTCAGTGTCGCAAACAAGTTTTTGTTCAGTAACTGTCATGTGACACTGAGCTGACCAGGAATGGTGATAAACGTCGTGAAAAACGAATAACTTGATTGGTATAGAGCCATGCACGTCATcatgtcattttgatatatAACTACATCAATAATTAAATGCGATCTCCTATAATTTATTTTCTGACAATATCACACTCTGAAGGCTCTGTTTGTGTCTCcctgttttaattttcttcttttgttatttttatgagACTCCCTACGTctcgaaattaaaaaatatggtgATGATGAAATAGTGTCAtgttttttgaacattttaatgtcaccAGAAACTATATTAATCATCTAACAAAGCTAAACAACAATCCAATTGAACAAGTAACAGTGTGATACAAATTACGGATCTGACTTGGATAACAGAGAACATTGTTACATATTGTACACATCTTGTCAACTAAAGGTGATTCGAAACTAGGTTtttacatctctctctctctctctctct
This window harbors:
- the LOC139127362 gene encoding galanin receptor 2a-like is translated as MGSLNVTNGTLDQFSIILVLPPCEIFEITVGSVGVVGNSFVIMVMLGVKWLRRQNNNKFVVSLAFADLIASVFIILRSLQEILHFDSNLTWEVYCRVVHDTVLWVNFTASVFNLVALTLERYFAIVHPLKYFKLATPRRTAVVIATTWLLSIIPQLFTITIDTYDEESESCVYQWPPSPWIRVFVGVLIVLSTYIIPLIIMTWSYRKILRSLALSEKRTRTSHFSREFRTVVAKRKMAKMFIAICLAFAICWGPNQCLFLAANCGYSLDYDGSAYKFSRGLVAVNSCINPFIYSCANKKFRAGVKVLLRCVNKVGNSWSSEPNDVECVVQRRATWPKTSYRF